In a genomic window of Periophthalmus magnuspinnatus isolate fPerMag1 chromosome 3, fPerMag1.2.pri, whole genome shotgun sequence:
- the LOC117393888 gene encoding C-type lectin domain family 18 member A-like, producing the protein MDSLLNHAASGTGHHCWEVEMLGGKHHSKIVALHNRLRSWVSPMAANMQKMEWSLELAAAAEEWAAQCDSGAPPLHLSSFRHIGWNIHFSTHGVSSFTSAIDSWFNEGQHFTFSTGQCQENRTCKHYTQLVWATSSHVGCASQLCLKNNSEWNIFVCAYYPGGNWEVNGRLVRPYRTGQYCSLCTSSMSGCFKLWDHIGGLCEVPKNPCRMNCGKNGHLNVSLCKCHCNPGFTGHFCQVRCSGQCVHGHFKEEQCSCQCDIGYGGAGCSEKVQFPLSMCHMLIDEECFSISSEAATYYRAKSRCQERGGTLAHIYNQKVQDILAFYLSEEAKMTKSSDAQNFWIGLTFRPPKDSFRWDRGEMLTFSSFAFGQLNNQGFGNCVELQASSGFNWNDQRCKTHNRYICHYD; encoded by the exons tgctTGGAGGGAAGCATCACTCAAAGATTGTTGCTTTGCACAACAGACTGCGCAGCTGGGTCAGCCCTATGGCAGCCAACATGCAGAAAATG GAATGGAGTCTGGAGCTGGCTGCAGCGGCTGAGGAGTGGGCAGCTCAGTGTGACAGTGGTGCCCCTCCTctacatctctcctctttccggCACATAGGCTGGAACATTCACTTTTCTACGCATGGTGTGTCCTCCTTTACCAGTGCCATTGACTCCTGGTTTAACGAGGggcaacattttacattttcaactggACAGTGTCAAGAAAACAGAACCTGCAAACATTATACACAG CTTGTGTGGGCGACCTCCAGTCACGTAGGTTGTGCAAGTCAGCTGTGTTTGAAGAATAATTCTGAGTGGAATATATTCGTCTGTGCCTACTACCCAGG GGGGAACTGGGAGGTGAATGGACGGCTGGTGAGGCCCTATAGGACGGGACAGTATTGCTCCCTCTGTACCTCCTCCATGTCCGGTTGCTTTAAACTGTGGGATCACATTGGTGGATTATGTG agGTTCCGAAAAATCCATGTCGTATGAACTGTGGCAAAAATGGTCACCTGAATGTTTCCTTGTGCAAGTGCCATTGTAATCCAGGTTTTACTGGGCATTTCTGTCAAG TGAGGTGCAGTGGGCAGTGTGTACATGGACATTTTAAAGAGGAGCAGTGTTCCTGTCAGTGTGATATTGGCTATGGTGGAGCTGGATGTTCTG AAAAAGTACAGTTTCCTCTCAGTATGTGTCACATGTTGATTGATGAGGAGTGTTTCAGCATTTCTTCAGAAGCTGCCACCTACTACAGAGCTAAAAGCCGCTGtcag GAAAGAGGTGGCACTCTCGCTCATATCTACAATCAGAAGGTTCAAGATATCTTGGCTTTTTATCTGTCAGAGGAAGCAAAAATGACCAAGAGCTCTGATGCACAAAACTTCTGGATTG gTCTAACATTCAGGCCTCCAAAAGACTCGTTTCGCTGGGACAGAGGAGAAATGCTCACTTTTAGCAGTTTTGCTTTTGGACAACTTAATAACCAAGG ttttgggAACTGTGTAGAGCTGCAGGCGTCAAGTGGCTTTAACTGGAATGACCAGAGATGCAAAACTCACAACAGATACATTTGCCATTATG ACTAA
- the LOC117393889 gene encoding RNA-binding Raly-like protein, which produces MTLFSPRYMSVSGELKSSRSRAASKRSNTGTYGSDVDLEYDSYHDDYYDRVYDTQRVPASSSPVPLGASPAKRPRSSCYSSRHRHSRDRSHSKCSRAHSSSSNTAKLGLEELQVIKKELTLIKTQIDGLLDSLDRMDTQRTEHKGSPPREDSPAGSQYSPSASSPEHSRSSLSPPYRHRIHRESPELDTDDHHTVINHHSEEEI; this is translated from the exons ATGACCCTGTTCAGCCCCAGAT ATATGAGTGTGAGTGGAGAGCTGAAGTCCAGCCGCTCGAGGGCTGCGAGTAAGAGGAGTAACACTGGCACTTACGG ATCAGATGTGGACCTGGAATATGACAGCTATCACGATGATTACTATGACAG AGTGTATGACACCCAGCGTGTCCCAGCTTCCTCGTCTCCGGTGCCGCTGGGAGCCAGTCCAGCCAAACGTCCACGTTCCTCCTGCTACTCctccagacacagacacagtcggGACAGAAGCCACTCCAAATGCTCCAGAGCTCACTCTTCAAGTTCAAACACAGCCAAGT TGGGcctggaggagctgcaggtgataaagaaggagctgactCTGATAAAGACACAGATCGATGGTCTGCTCGACAGTCTGGACAGGATGGACACACAGAGGACTGAGCACAAAG GGTCTCCCCCGAGAGAGGACAGTCCAGCTGGCTCTCAGTACTCTCCATCGGCCAGCAGCCCAGAACACTCCCGCTCCTCACTGTCCCCTCCCTACCGCCACCGAATCCACAGGGAGAGCCCCGAGCTGGACACAGATGACCACCACACA GTGATCAATCATCACTCTGAGGAAGAAATATGA
- the uraha gene encoding 5-hydroxyisourate hydrolase isoform X2 codes for MSTQRLQQLKGHFLSEHKVTSMAGPVSPLSTHVLNIALGVPGSNVSLSLYRQDTPSEVWSLITTGITNADGRCPGLITKEMFTSGVYKLRFETQQYWESIGEASFYPYVEIVFTISDPGQKYHIPLLMSRFSYSTYRGS; via the exons ATGAGTACTCAAAGACTGCAGCAGCTCAAAGGACACTTTCTGTCTGAACATAAGGTAAC ATCGATGGCTGGTCCAGTGAGTCCCCTGTCAACACATGTGCTCAACATTGCCCTGGGGGTTCCTGGTTCAAATGTGTCTCTAAGTCTTTATCGACAGGATACTCCATCTGAAGTTTGGAGTTTAATTACAACTGg AATCACAAATGCTGATGGCCGTTGCCCAGGACTAATTACAAAAGAAATGTTCACATCTGGTGTGTACAAATTACGATTTGAGACGCAGCAGTACTGGGAGAGTATTGGAGAAGCATCATTTTACCCTTATGTTGAG ATTGTCTTCACTATCAGCGACCCTGGACAGAAGTACCACATCCCTCTGCTCATGAGCCGCTTCTCATACAGCACTTACAGGGGAAGCTAG
- the uraha gene encoding 5-hydroxyisourate hydrolase isoform X1, producing the protein MSTQRLQQLKGHFLSEHKVTSMAGPVSPLSTHVLNIALGVPGSNVSLSLYRQDTPSEVWSLITTGITNADGRCPGLITKEMFTSGVYKLRFETQQYWESIGEASFYPYVEIVFTISDPGQKYHIPLLMSRFSYSTYRGS; encoded by the exons ATGAGTACTCAAAGACTGCAGCAGCTCAAAGGACACTTTCTGTCTGAACATAAG GTGACATCGATGGCTGGTCCAGTGAGTCCCCTGTCAACACATGTGCTCAACATTGCCCTGGGGGTTCCTGGTTCAAATGTGTCTCTAAGTCTTTATCGACAGGATACTCCATCTGAAGTTTGGAGTTTAATTACAACTGg AATCACAAATGCTGATGGCCGTTGCCCAGGACTAATTACAAAAGAAATGTTCACATCTGGTGTGTACAAATTACGATTTGAGACGCAGCAGTACTGGGAGAGTATTGGAGAAGCATCATTTTACCCTTATGTTGAG ATTGTCTTCACTATCAGCGACCCTGGACAGAAGTACCACATCCCTCTGCTCATGAGCCGCTTCTCATACAGCACTTACAGGGGAAGCTAG
- the pdcd5 gene encoding programmed cell death protein 5 translates to MADDELEAIRRQRMAELQAKHGNGSNNQQGEEAKQREADMRNTILAQVLDQSARARLSNLALVKPEKAKDVENYLIQMARFGQLGGKISESGLIEILEKVSQQTQKKTTVKFNRQRVMDSDDEDDY, encoded by the exons ATGGCAGATGACGAGCTGGAAGCAATAAGGCGGCAAAGAATGGCGGAGCTGCAGGCGAAACACGGG aatgGATCGAATAACCAACAAGGAGAGGAGGCAAAACAAAG GGAGGCTGACATGAGAAATACAATATTGGCTCAAGTACTTGATCAGTCTGCTCGTGCCAGAT TGAGTAACCTTGCTTTAGTAAAGCCAGAGAAAGCCAAAGATGTTGAGAACTATCTCATTCAAATGGCTCGTTTTGGGCAGTTAGGtggaaag ATTTCGGAGTCTGGTTTAATTGAGATTTTAGAAAAAGTTAGTCAGCAAACACAGAAAAAGACAACTGTCAAA TTTAACAGGCAGAGGGTGATGGACTCCGATGATGAGGATGATTACTGA
- the mvda gene encoding diphosphomevalonate decarboxylase, producing MSDDNTVKTTMVTCTAPVNIAVIKYWGKRNEELILPINSSLSVTLHQDQLKTTTTVATSRSFEEDRIWLNGKEEDITHPRLQSCLREIRRLARKRRNKTNPDLDVAGLSHKVHICSINNFPTAAGLASSAAGFACLVYTLARVFGVEGELSVIARQGSGSACRSMYGGFVQWILGQRDDGKDSLAQQVEPESHWPELRILVLVVSADRKPIGSTSGMQTSVKTSLLLKLRAECVVSKRMEDMIEAVCQKDFSTFAGLTMKDSNQFHATCLDTYPPIFYLNSVSQQIINVVHKYNEHYGETRVAYTFDAGPNAVIFTLEQHVPEFVQVIKHVFPSESNGGKFIKGLQVDDTILSEELKQCIGLEPMLNKISYIISTKVGPGPRVVEDHSEHLLGSDGMPKKTQ from the exons ATGTCTGATGATAATACAGTCAAGACAACTATGGTTACATGCACCGCTCCTGTGAACATTGCTGTCATCAAATACT GGGGTAAGAGAAATGAAGAACTGATTCTTCCAATAAACTCATCTTTGAGTGTCACTTTACATCAGGATCAG CTTAAAACAACCACAACCGTTGCAACAAGCAGATCCTTTGAGGAGGACCGAATATGGTTAAATGGAAAAGAAGAGGACATAACCCACCCAAGACTACAGTCGTGTCTCAGAGAAA TTCGTCGACTTGCACGGAAAAGACGCAATAAGACCAACCCAGATTTGGATGTAGCTGGTTTATCTCACAAGGTCCATATTTGCTCCATCAACAATTTCCCAACTGCAGCTGGACTTGCTTCATCAGCTGCTGGCTTTGCTTGTTTgg TTTACACACTTGCTCGTGTGTTTGGTGTGGAAGGGGAGTTGTCTGTGATTGCTCGACAAGGTTCAGGCAGTGCTTGTCGAAGTATGTATGGGGGATTTGTCCAGTGGATCTTGGGTCAACGAGATGATGGCAAAGACAGTTTGGCCCAACAGGTGGAGCCAGAATCTCACTGGCCTGAACTCAGAATCCTTGTCCTTGTT GTGAGTGCTGATCGGAAGCCAATAGGGAGCACTTCAGGGATGCAAACCAGCGTAAAAACAAGTTTACTGTTGAAG CTCCGAGCAGAGTGTGTTGTTTCAAAAAGGATGGAAGACATGATTGAAGCTGTTTGCCAAAAAGATTTTTCTACATTTGCTGGATTAACAATGAAAGACAGCAACCAGTTTCATGCAACTTGTCTTGATACGTACCCACCAATATTCTACCTGAACAGTGTGTCCCAGCAAATTATCAATGTAGTGCATAAGTACAACGAGCACTATGGAGAGACAAGG GTGGCTTACACATTTGATGCAGGTCCCAATGCTGTCATCTTCACTCTAGAGCAGCATGTTCCTGAGTTTGTTCAAGTTATTAAACATGTCTTTCCTTCAGAGAGCAATGGTGGAAA GTTTATAAAAGGTCTTCAAGTTGATGATACCATTCTCTCTGAGGAACTGAAGCAGTGTATTGGCTTGGAGCCTATGCTAAATAAAATAAGCTATATTATTAGTACTAAG GTTGGACCTGGCCCACGTGTTGTGGAGGATCATTCAGAGCACCTTCTTGGATCTGATGGAATGCCAAAGAAAACTCAGTGA
- the LOC117388801 gene encoding cytochrome b-245 light chain, protein MGKIEWAMWANEQALASGLILLTGGIVGVAGQFRGWEFAAYAVAAGAFVCLLEYPRGKRSKGTSVGRTGQYCFTICVKSFGPLTRNYYVRAFLHAALCVPGGFMLATVLGCVCLAIASLIYLSAAIRGEQWEPILPRQQSPKPTAESIKSPPSNPPPRPPPDTRRKRVDDLEAAAYDNPLPVTANE, encoded by the exons ATGGGGAAAATAGAGTGGGCGATGTGGGCCAACGAGCAAGCCCTGGCCTCCGGACTGA TTCTCCTCACCGGTGGGATCGTGGGGGTGGCGGGACAGTTCAGAGGCTGGGAGTTTGCAGCCTATGCTGT TGCTGCTGGAGCCTTTGTGTGTCTCCTTGAGTATCCAAGAGGCAAGAGGTCCAAGGGCACTAGTGTGGGGCGGAC GGGCCAATACTGCTTCACTATTTGTGTTAAATCCTTTGGACCACTAACCAGAAATTACTATGTTAGAGCTTTTCTACATGCAGC GTTGTGTGTTCCTGGAGGGTTTATGCTTGCTACTGTGCTTGGGTGTGTCTGCCTCGCAATTGCAAGTCTCATATACTTGAGc GCCGCTATACGAGGTGAACAGTGGGAGCCCATTCTTCCACGACAACAGTCTCCGAAACCCACAGCAGAGAGCATAAAAAGTCCCCCGTCCAACCCCCCGCCCCGCCCTCCCCCGGACACACGGAGGAAAAGAGTGGACGACTTGGAGGCTGCAGCCTACGACAACCCTCTCCCTGTTACTGCCAATGAGTAA